From the genome of Papaver somniferum cultivar HN1 chromosome 2, ASM357369v1, whole genome shotgun sequence, one region includes:
- the LOC113350636 gene encoding uncharacterized protein LOC113350636, with translation MLPWTPKFDPESEKNSRATVWVRFPYLHFEYWEEEILFRIARGLGKPVAVDPRTLKVEYGYFSAILVNIDFSKPLPKLVIDDEDCPEGFHLDYDFLNKPEFCDHCKSVGHTLSQCRPAKYKDLEKLHDAEEDALKRAALKAEMDELKDYWKKEKYVKPKDKPPPPAYTRGGG, from the coding sequence ATGCTTCCATGGACACCTAAGTTTGATCCTGAATCGGAAAAAAACTCAAGGGCAACAGTTTGGGTGCGTTTTCCATATCTTCACTTTGAATATTGGGAGGAGGAAATATTATTTCGAATAGCTCGTGGCCTTGGCAAGCCTGTGGCTGTTGATCCGAGAACATTAAAAGTAGAATATGGTTATTTTTCTGCGATACTTGTGAATATAGATTTTTCAAAACCTTTGCCTAAGCTTGtcattgatgatgaagattgtcCGGAGGgttttcatcttgattatgattttttgaatAAGCCAGAATTTTGTGATCATTGTAAATCAGTTGGTCACACTTTATCCCAATGCAGACCGGCTAAGTATAAAGATTTGGAGAAGTTGCATGATGCTGAGGAGGATGCTTTGAAACGTGCGGCTCTCAAGGCTGAAATGGATGAACTGAAGGATTATTGGAAGAAGGAAAAATATGTTAAGCCAAAAGATAAGCCTCCACCGCCGGCATACACTAGAGGAGGAGGATAA